The Allochromatium tepidum genome has a window encoding:
- a CDS encoding alanine-zipper protein, giving the protein MTKIVKAASISIAALLLLGGCTTDQTARDMAQRAMDTANSAQACCNSNTERLDRMYQKIMGK; this is encoded by the coding sequence ATGACCAAGATCGTCAAGGCTGCTTCCATCTCTATCGCCGCTCTGCTGCTGCTCGGCGGCTGCACCACCGACCAGACCGCTCGTGACATGGCTCAGCGGGCCATGGACACCGCCAACAGTGCCCAGGCGTGCTGCAACTCCAACACCGAGCGTCTGGACCGTATGTATCAGAAGATCATGGGCAAGTGA
- a CDS encoding L,D-transpeptidase family protein, producing MRGLELGGRPRAWLVPALCASLLGWGAHQGAWAETFRLENPNDSVVGTPFYFTARAKDTLLDIARQNNLGFDDMRQANPKVDIWVPGEGTQVLVPAFYVLPNAPRQGIVINRAEKRLYYYPPDDPNEVRIYAITVGKDAMATPLGNFEVIEKRKDPTWTPGPQVRANYAARGKILPPTVPPGPDNPLGRFAMRLSNPDYLIHGTNQPWGMGLEVSGGCIRMYPEAIEELYGMTGLKTPVAIIDQPYKYGWLGDDLYLEVQTGEKSVRKHYRSVIPESVANAEGVTIDWKAVERAVEEDSGVPQVVGHRSGSGQANHLPMIF from the coding sequence ATGAGAGGTCTTGAACTCGGCGGACGCCCCCGAGCCTGGCTCGTGCCGGCGCTCTGCGCATCGCTGCTCGGCTGGGGCGCGCACCAGGGCGCCTGGGCCGAGACCTTCCGGCTGGAGAACCCCAACGACTCGGTCGTGGGCACACCCTTCTATTTCACGGCACGCGCCAAGGATACACTGCTGGACATCGCCCGCCAGAACAATCTGGGCTTCGACGACATGCGCCAGGCCAACCCCAAGGTCGATATCTGGGTGCCCGGCGAGGGAACCCAGGTACTGGTTCCGGCCTTCTATGTGCTGCCGAACGCACCACGTCAGGGGATCGTGATCAATCGCGCCGAGAAGCGGCTCTATTACTACCCGCCCGACGATCCCAACGAGGTTCGCATCTATGCCATCACCGTGGGCAAGGATGCCATGGCCACGCCGCTGGGCAACTTCGAGGTCATCGAGAAGCGCAAGGATCCGACCTGGACGCCCGGGCCGCAGGTGCGAGCCAATTACGCCGCCCGCGGCAAGATCCTGCCGCCCACGGTACCGCCGGGTCCGGACAATCCGCTCGGACGTTTTGCCATGCGCCTGAGCAACCCGGACTATCTGATCCACGGCACCAACCAGCCCTGGGGCATGGGCCTGGAGGTCAGTGGCGGCTGTATCCGGATGTACCCGGAAGCCATCGAGGAGCTCTACGGCATGACCGGCCTCAAGACGCCCGTGGCCATCATCGACCAGCCCTACAAGTACGGCTGGCTGGGGGATGATCTCTATCTGGAGGTGCAGACCGGGGAGAAGAGTGTCCGCAAGCACTATCGCTCGGTGATTCCCGAGTCGGTGGCGAACGCCGAGGGGGTGACGATCGATTGGAAGGCGGTGGAACGGGCCGTCGAGGAGGACTCCGGTGTCCCGCAGGTCGTGGGACACCGGAGCGGATCAGGTCAAGCGAATCACTTGCCCATGATCTTCTGA